One genomic segment of Arcobacter porcinus includes these proteins:
- the ilvA gene encoding threonine ammonia-lyase, with the protein MITLNDIKDAKKRLENTISKTPLMKAPILSKEKNAQVYLKEDNLQITGSFKLRGAFNKVAMLDDKKREAGVVAASAGNHAQGLAFAAQYFRCEATIFMPEATPLTKVSGVRSYGANVVLTGENFDEAYASAIKFAKEKSKEFVHPFADDEVIAGQGTIALEILENIEDIDEIVVPIGGGGLIAGVAIAAKSINPNIKITGVVASGARGMKDSFEARMPIDSSSVRTIADGIAVRDVTPKLLDIILEYVDEIVEVSDNETANAILFLLEKHKLMVEGAGAVSVAAIMHDKINVSGKKVCAVVSGGNIDVTMLSLIIEKGLIKSHRKMNLIVTLMDKPGALQNLTDIFTSCSANIVQIDFDRNSLKLDFGEAHVTIALATKGEEHQELIREKLKQNGYKFKQI; encoded by the coding sequence ATGATTACACTAAATGATATAAAAGATGCAAAAAAAAGATTAGAAAATACAATCTCAAAAACTCCATTAATGAAAGCTCCAATTTTAAGCAAAGAGAAAAATGCTCAAGTCTATTTAAAAGAGGATAATCTTCAAATAACTGGTAGTTTTAAATTAAGAGGTGCTTTTAATAAAGTTGCAATGCTTGATGATAAAAAAAGAGAAGCAGGTGTTGTTGCTGCAAGTGCTGGAAATCATGCTCAAGGATTAGCTTTTGCTGCACAATATTTTAGATGCGAAGCTACAATTTTTATGCCAGAAGCAACTCCTTTGACAAAAGTTAGCGGTGTTCGATCATATGGTGCAAATGTTGTTTTAACTGGAGAAAATTTTGACGAAGCATATGCAAGTGCAATTAAATTTGCAAAAGAAAAAAGCAAAGAGTTTGTTCACCCTTTTGCAGATGATGAAGTAATAGCAGGTCAAGGAACAATTGCATTAGAAATTTTAGAAAACATTGAAGATATTGATGAAATTGTTGTACCAATTGGTGGTGGTGGTTTAATAGCAGGTGTTGCAATAGCTGCAAAATCAATAAATCCAAATATTAAAATAACAGGTGTTGTTGCAAGTGGTGCAAGAGGAATGAAAGATAGCTTCGAAGCAAGAATGCCAATTGACTCAAGTAGTGTTAGAACAATTGCAGATGGAATTGCTGTTCGTGATGTAACTCCAAAGCTTCTTGATATTATTTTAGAATATGTAGATGAGATAGTTGAAGTAAGTGATAATGAGACAGCAAATGCAATTTTATTTTTACTTGAAAAACACAAACTTATGGTTGAAGGAGCTGGTGCTGTTAGTGTTGCTGCAATAATGCATGATAAAATAAATGTTAGTGGGAAAAAAGTTTGTGCAGTTGTTAGTGGTGGTAATATTGATGTAACAATGCTTTCACTTATTATTGAAAAAGGTTTAATCAAATCTCATAGAAAAATGAATTTAATTGTAACTTTAATGGACAAACCAGGTGCTTTACAAAACCTAACAGATATTTTCACATCTTGCTCTGCAAATATTGTTCAAATAGATTTTGATAGAAACTCTTTAAAAC